The following are encoded together in the Triticum dicoccoides isolate Atlit2015 ecotype Zavitan chromosome 6B, WEW_v2.0, whole genome shotgun sequence genome:
- the LOC119325645 gene encoding uncharacterized protein LOC119325645, with product MLAEVLRQVGGSPPAYATQWLSDGYLATVQTTVPLRCHPWCRTVLRVAGAVARDVCAAEEGAADALIRLMRSRHGVQTDDANWSPAASRAPRRADTRWFAGRAAVVNVGAYGGFASPWCRSYDAVRLGRGVGVSVW from the coding sequence ATGCTGGCCGAGGTCCTCCGGCAGGTCGGCGGCTCGCCGCCGGCGTACGCCACGCAGTGGCTGTCGGACGGGTACCTGGCCACCGTGCAGACCACGGTCCCCCTGCGGTGCCACCCTTGGTGCAGGACCGTGCTGCGGGTGGCCGGAGCCGTGGCCCGCGACGTGTGCGCCGCGGAGGAGGGTGCCGCCGACGCGCTGATCCGCCTGATGAGGAGCAGGCACGGCGTGCAGACCGACGACGCGAACTGGTCCCCGGCGGCGAGCAGGGCGCCGCGCCGTGCCGATACGCGCTGGTTCGCCGGGAGGGCGGCCGTTGTGAACGTTGGGGCGTACGGTGGATTCGCTTCGCCGTGGTGCCGTTCGTACGACGCAGTTCGTCTCGGTCGGGGTGTTGGCGTATCCGTGTGGTGA
- the LOC119322535 gene encoding homeobox protein knotted-1-like 2 isoform X2, whose product MTHYVLLLCSFKEQLQQHVRVHAMEAVMGCWELEQSLQSLTGASPGEGTGATMSDDEDNQVDSETNMFDGNDGSDGMGFGPLILTEGERSLIERVRHELKSELKQGYKEKLVDIREEIMRKRRAGKLPGDTAATLKAWWQAHSKWPYPTEDDKARLVQETGLQLKQINNWFINQRKRNWHSSNTASSSEKTKKKR is encoded by the exons ATG ACACATTATGTATTGCTTCTCTGTTCATTTAAAGAACAACTCCAGCAGCATGTGCGTGTTCATGCAATGGAAGCAGTGATGGGTTGTTGGGAGCTTGAACAATCCTTACAAAGTCTAACAG GGGCATCTCCTGGTGAAGGCACTGGGGCGACTATGTCCGATGATGAAGATAACCAAGTGGATAGTGAGACCAACATGTTTGATGGAAACGATGGGTCAGATGGTATGGGCTTTGGTCCCCTGATATTGACCGAGGGTGAACGGTCTTTGATTGAACGTGTTCGGCATGAGCTGAAGAGTGAGCTTAAACAG GGGTACAAAGAAAAGCTGGTTGATATCAGGGAGGAGATCATGCGCAAGAGGAGAGCTGGTAAACTTCCCGGGGATACTGCAGCTACATTGAAAGCCTGGTGGCAAGCTCATTCCAAGTGGCCGTACCCTACC GAAGACGACAAGGCTCGCCTGGTGCAGGAGACGGGGTTACAACTGAAGCAGATCAACAATTGGTTCATCAACCAACGCAAAAGGAACTGGCACAGCAGCAACACAGCTTCCTCTAGCGAAAAGACCAAGAAGAAAAG GTAA
- the LOC119322535 gene encoding homeobox protein knotted-1-like 2 isoform X1, producing the protein MDAAAAAASSPNPSFSPGGGGGEREKAAIAAHPLYERLLEAHVACLRVATPVDQLPRIDAQIAARPPPLAAAAAAAGGPSGGEELDLFMTHYVLLLCSFKEQLQQHVRVHAMEAVMGCWELEQSLQSLTGASPGEGTGATMSDDEDNQVDSETNMFDGNDGSDGMGFGPLILTEGERSLIERVRHELKSELKQGYKEKLVDIREEIMRKRRAGKLPGDTAATLKAWWQAHSKWPYPTEDDKARLVQETGLQLKQINNWFINQRKRNWHSSNTASSSEKTKKKR; encoded by the exons ATGGACGCGGCGGCGGCCGCTGCCTCGTCGCCAAACCCTAGCTTctctcccggcggcggcggcggggagagggAGAAGGCGGCCATCGCGGCGCACCCGCTGTACGAGCGGCTCCTGGAGGCCCACGTCGCCTGCCTCCGCGTCGCCACCCCCGTCGACCAGCTCCCCCGCATCGACGCGCAGATCGCGGCCCGCCCgccccccctcgccgccgccgccgccgccgcgggcgggCCCTCCGGAGGCGAGGAGCTCGACCTCTTCATG ACACATTATGTATTGCTTCTCTGTTCATTTAAAGAACAACTCCAGCAGCATGTGCGTGTTCATGCAATGGAAGCAGTGATGGGTTGTTGGGAGCTTGAACAATCCTTACAAAGTCTAACAG GGGCATCTCCTGGTGAAGGCACTGGGGCGACTATGTCCGATGATGAAGATAACCAAGTGGATAGTGAGACCAACATGTTTGATGGAAACGATGGGTCAGATGGTATGGGCTTTGGTCCCCTGATATTGACCGAGGGTGAACGGTCTTTGATTGAACGTGTTCGGCATGAGCTGAAGAGTGAGCTTAAACAG GGGTACAAAGAAAAGCTGGTTGATATCAGGGAGGAGATCATGCGCAAGAGGAGAGCTGGTAAACTTCCCGGGGATACTGCAGCTACATTGAAAGCCTGGTGGCAAGCTCATTCCAAGTGGCCGTACCCTACC GAAGACGACAAGGCTCGCCTGGTGCAGGAGACGGGGTTACAACTGAAGCAGATCAACAATTGGTTCATCAACCAACGCAAAAGGAACTGGCACAGCAGCAACACAGCTTCCTCTAGCGAAAAGACCAAGAAGAAAAGGTAG